The following coding sequences lie in one Glycine max cultivar Williams 82 chromosome 19, Glycine_max_v4.0, whole genome shotgun sequence genomic window:
- the LOC100809298 gene encoding probable serine/threonine-protein kinase PBL7 isoform X1 — MMGSCPCFGLWSWKTKGKTVKAQEEQNKNRKSLDVSETSSGLGPEENPTESDSSHKAQIFTFRELATATKNFRDETFIGQGGFGTVYKGTIGKINQVVAVKRLDTTGVQGEKEFLVEVLMLSLLRHSNLVNMIGYCAEGDQRLLVYEYMALGSLESHLHDVSPDEEPLDWNTRMMIAFGAAKGLNYLHHEAKPSVIYRDLKSSNILLDEGFHPKLSDFGLAKFGPTGEQSYVATRVMGTQGYCAPEYATSGKLTMRSDIYSFGVVLLELITGRRAYDDNGGPEKHLVEWARPMFRDKKSYPRFADPRLKGCYPGTALSNAIELAAMCLREEPRQRPNAGHIVEALKFLSSKPYTPKVSITVNTTGMESGDSPKETPAILPQESERERAVAEAKLWGETWRQRRQSEQSSPEGSK, encoded by the exons GACTTGGACCAGAAGAAAACCCAACAGAGAGTGACAGTTCTCATAAGGCTCAGATATTTACCTTCCGAGAGCTTGCAACAGCAACAAAAAATTTTAGGGATGAAACCTTTATTGGGCAAGGTGGATTTGGCACTGTTTATAAAGGAACAATCGGAAAAATAAATCAG GTTGTAGCTGTTAAAAGACTTGATACTACTGGTGTCCAAGGGGAGAAAGAATTTCTGGTGGAAGTTCTCATGCTTTCCCTTCTACGCCATTCCAACCTTGTTAATATGATTGGTTACTGTGCTGAAGGGGATCAACGTCTTCTTGTGTATGAGTACATGGCTTTAGGATCTTTAGAATCTCATCTTCATG ATGTTTCACCTGATGAAGAACCACTCGATTGGAATACCAGAATGATGATAGCTTTTGGGGCAGCAAAAGGACTAAATTATCTGCACCATGAAGCAAAGCCCTCTGTTATATACAGGGATCTGAAATCATCCAACATACTATTGGATGAAGGTTTCCATCCAAAACTTTCTGATTTTGGGCTTGCAAAATTTGGTCCAACCGGAGAACAATCGTATGTTGCCACTAGGGTCATGGGAACACAAGGTTACTGTGCCCCTGAATATGCCACTAGTGGAAAATTAACGATGAGATCTGACATTTACAGTTTTGGGGTTGTGTTATTGGAACTAATTACTGGACGCAGAGCATATGATGATAATGGTGGCCCTGAAAAGCATCTTGTAGAATGG GCACGCCCAATGTTTAGAGACAAAAAGAGTTATCCAAGATTTGCAGATCCGCGGCTTAAAGGTTGCTACCCAGGAACAGCTCTCTCGAATGCCATTGAATTGGCAGCCATGTGTCTTCGTGAAGAGCCACGTCAACGGCCTAATGCAGGTCATATAGTGGAAGCTCTCAAATTCTTGTCATCCAAACCATATACCCCGAAAGTATCCATTACAGTCAACACAACAGGTATGGAGAGTGGAGATTCTCCAAAAGAAACACCAGCGATTTTGCCTCAAGAATCAGAAAGAGAGCGAGCTGTTGCAGAGGCCAAGCTGTGGGGTGAGACATGGAGGCAGAGACGACAAAGTGAGCAAAGTAGTCCTGAAGGAAGCAAATAG
- the LOC100809298 gene encoding serine/threonine-protein kinase PBS1 isoform X2 — protein sequence MTWFDTGLGPEENPTESDSSHKAQIFTFRELATATKNFRDETFIGQGGFGTVYKGTIGKINQVVAVKRLDTTGVQGEKEFLVEVLMLSLLRHSNLVNMIGYCAEGDQRLLVYEYMALGSLESHLHDVSPDEEPLDWNTRMMIAFGAAKGLNYLHHEAKPSVIYRDLKSSNILLDEGFHPKLSDFGLAKFGPTGEQSYVATRVMGTQGYCAPEYATSGKLTMRSDIYSFGVVLLELITGRRAYDDNGGPEKHLVEWARPMFRDKKSYPRFADPRLKGCYPGTALSNAIELAAMCLREEPRQRPNAGHIVEALKFLSSKPYTPKVSITVNTTGMESGDSPKETPAILPQESERERAVAEAKLWGETWRQRRQSEQSSPEGSK from the exons ATGACTTGGTTTGATACAGGACTTGGACCAGAAGAAAACCCAACAGAGAGTGACAGTTCTCATAAGGCTCAGATATTTACCTTCCGAGAGCTTGCAACAGCAACAAAAAATTTTAGGGATGAAACCTTTATTGGGCAAGGTGGATTTGGCACTGTTTATAAAGGAACAATCGGAAAAATAAATCAG GTTGTAGCTGTTAAAAGACTTGATACTACTGGTGTCCAAGGGGAGAAAGAATTTCTGGTGGAAGTTCTCATGCTTTCCCTTCTACGCCATTCCAACCTTGTTAATATGATTGGTTACTGTGCTGAAGGGGATCAACGTCTTCTTGTGTATGAGTACATGGCTTTAGGATCTTTAGAATCTCATCTTCATG ATGTTTCACCTGATGAAGAACCACTCGATTGGAATACCAGAATGATGATAGCTTTTGGGGCAGCAAAAGGACTAAATTATCTGCACCATGAAGCAAAGCCCTCTGTTATATACAGGGATCTGAAATCATCCAACATACTATTGGATGAAGGTTTCCATCCAAAACTTTCTGATTTTGGGCTTGCAAAATTTGGTCCAACCGGAGAACAATCGTATGTTGCCACTAGGGTCATGGGAACACAAGGTTACTGTGCCCCTGAATATGCCACTAGTGGAAAATTAACGATGAGATCTGACATTTACAGTTTTGGGGTTGTGTTATTGGAACTAATTACTGGACGCAGAGCATATGATGATAATGGTGGCCCTGAAAAGCATCTTGTAGAATGG GCACGCCCAATGTTTAGAGACAAAAAGAGTTATCCAAGATTTGCAGATCCGCGGCTTAAAGGTTGCTACCCAGGAACAGCTCTCTCGAATGCCATTGAATTGGCAGCCATGTGTCTTCGTGAAGAGCCACGTCAACGGCCTAATGCAGGTCATATAGTGGAAGCTCTCAAATTCTTGTCATCCAAACCATATACCCCGAAAGTATCCATTACAGTCAACACAACAGGTATGGAGAGTGGAGATTCTCCAAAAGAAACACCAGCGATTTTGCCTCAAGAATCAGAAAGAGAGCGAGCTGTTGCAGAGGCCAAGCTGTGGGGTGAGACATGGAGGCAGAGACGACAAAGTGAGCAAAGTAGTCCTGAAGGAAGCAAATAG